The Synergistetes bacterium HGW-Synergistetes-1 genome has a window encoding:
- the metF gene encoding methylenetetrahydrofolate reductase [NAD(P)H]: protein MRDYFEQMRPTMTFEIFPPKGSGDLASIFATVDALASLAPDLISVTYGAGGTSRENTVEIASQIQNSYAIPALAHLTCAGNSKDEVDPVLRTLSENGVKNILALRGDIAEGEQLKDFRYASDLISYIKSKYDFRIFAACYPEKHIEAYSVEDDLHCLKEKADCGVDVLISQLFFDNELFYRFRDQARSIGIDTPIVAGIMPITSSSQISRMVSMCGATVPEKVQKIIRAFGHNSMAMKEAGIAYATAQIVDLLSTGVDGIHLYTMNQPDIAKRISENIRGILYSLRVKRG, encoded by the coding sequence TGAGAGATTATTTTGAACAGATGAGGCCAACGATGACTTTTGAAATCTTCCCGCCTAAGGGCTCGGGGGATCTCGCTTCTATATTCGCTACTGTGGATGCCCTTGCAAGCCTGGCTCCCGACCTCATCAGCGTGACATACGGCGCAGGCGGTACCAGCCGCGAGAATACCGTTGAGATAGCCTCTCAGATACAGAACAGCTATGCCATTCCTGCCCTTGCGCACCTGACCTGCGCAGGGAACTCAAAAGATGAGGTGGATCCGGTCCTGAGGACACTTTCAGAGAACGGGGTCAAAAACATCCTTGCCCTCAGGGGAGACATTGCCGAAGGCGAGCAGCTTAAAGACTTCAGGTACGCCTCAGATCTTATCAGCTATATCAAATCAAAATATGATTTCAGGATCTTTGCTGCCTGCTACCCGGAAAAACATATAGAGGCATATTCGGTGGAGGATGATCTTCACTGCCTCAAGGAAAAAGCTGACTGCGGGGTAGATGTGTTAATTTCACAGCTTTTTTTTGACAACGAACTCTTTTACAGATTCAGGGACCAGGCAAGGTCGATAGGAATAGATACTCCGATAGTTGCCGGCATAATGCCGATAACCTCATCTTCGCAGATAAGCCGAATGGTATCGATGTGCGGCGCCACTGTTCCCGAAAAGGTTCAGAAAATAATCAGGGCCTTCGGCCACAACAGCATGGCAATGAAAGAAGCGGGTATAGCATACGCAACAGCCCAGATAGTTGACCTTCTCTCGACCGGGGTGGACGGCATCCATCTCTATACAATGAATCAGCCCGACATAGCAAAGAGGATATCAGAAAACATAAGAGGCATCCTTTATTCGCTGAGAGTAAAGCGTGGCTGA